A genomic region of Aspergillus oryzae RIB40 DNA, chromosome 1 contains the following coding sequences:
- the ilv3B gene encoding putative mitochondrial dihydroxy acid dehydratase (dihydroxy-acid dehydratase), whose amino-acid sequence MDPSNPAVSATFGEAKYIEFPCLPEGTKHEDGTPALNRYSATITRGHDFPGAKAMLYAAGVPDQNAMAKSPQVGVASVWWEGNPCNMHLLDMGKTVKKAVEGQGMIGWQYNTIGVSDAITMGSEGMRFSLQTREIIADSVETVTCAQYHDACIAIPGCDKNMPGVVMGMARHNRPSIMIYGGTIQIGYSNLLRKPINVSSCFEAAGAYSYDTLRQPDDGGDTSKTKDEIMDDLERHACPSAGACGGMFTANTMATAIESMGLSLPGSSSTPATSPSKMRECVKVAEAIKVCMEKNIRPRDLLTKRSFENALVMTMALGGSTNGVLHFLAMARTAGVELTLDDIQRVSNKIPFIADLSPSGKYYMADLYDIGGVPSVQKLLIAGGLLDGDIPTVTGKTLAENVASFPSLPDDQVIIRPLDNPIKATGHLQILRGNLAPGGAVAKITGKEGTKFIGKARVFDKEYQLNDALNQGKIPRDENLVIIVRYEGPKGGPGMPEQLKASAALMGAKLTNVALITDGRYSGASHGFIVGHIVPEAAVGGPIAVVRDGDVVTINAETNEISMDVSDEEIQQRLREWQPPAPHVTRGVLAKYARLVGDASHGAMTDLF is encoded by the exons ATGGATCCCTCCAACCCCGCCGTCTCCGCAACCTTTGGGGAAGCGAAATACATCGAATTCCCCTGTCTTCCAGAGGGGACGAAGCATGAGGATGGAACACCTGCACTGAATCGCTACTCTGCAACCATCACTAGAGGCCATGACTTCCCTGGCGCTAAG GCAATGCTCTATGCAGCAGGTGTTCCCGACCAAAACGCTATGGCAAAGAGTCCTCAGGTAGGAGTTGCATCTGTGTGGTGGGAAGGAAATCCGTGTAACATGCACCTGCTGGATATGGGCAAGACGGTAAAGAAGGCCGTCGAGGGCCAGGGCATGATTGGTTGGCAATATAACACCATTGGTGTTTCAGATGCCATCACCATGGGCAGTGAAG GCATGCGGTTTTCTCTCCAAACGCGTGAGATCATTGCAGATAGTGTCGAGACTGTGACTTGTGCTCAGTACCACGATGCCTGCATTGCCATCCCCGGATGCGACAAGAACATGCCTGGAGTGGTGATGGGTATGGCCAGGCATAACCGGCCCTCCATCATGATCTACGGCGGGACTATTCAGATTGGGTATTCCAACCTCCTACGAAAGCCAATTAACGTTTCGAGTTGCTTCGAAGCCGCTGGGGCTTACTCATATGATACTTTGCGTCAACCGGACGACGGTGGAGACACCAGCAAGaccaaggatgagatcatggatgatcttgaaAGACATGCCTGTCCCAGCGCGGGCGCATGTGGAGGCATGTTCACTGCGAACACAATGGCCACAGCTATCGAGTCGATGGGTCTGTCTTTGCCTGgctcctcttccacccccGCTACATCTCCATCAAAAATGCGAGAGTGTGTCAAGGTGGCGGAAGCGATTAAAGTTTgcatggagaagaatataaGACCGCGTGATCTTTTGACTAAGCGGTCATTCGAAAATGCCCTCGTCATGACGATGGCTCTTGGAGGAAGCACCAACGGTGTGCTCCACTTCCTTGCCATGGCTCGGACAGCTGGCGTGGAACTTACTTTAGATGATATTCAAAGGGTCAGTAACAAGATCCCATTCATTGCTGACCTTTCCCCCAGTGGAAAATACTACATGGCGGACTTGTACGATATTGGCGGGGTACCGTCTGTCCAAAAGCTGTTGATTGCAGGGGGCCTGCTTGATGGCGATATTCCAACAGTTACCGGAAAGACTCTGGCCGAGAACGTGGCATCATTCCCATCGTTACCGGACGATCAGGTTATTATTCGTCCTTTGGACAACCCTATTAAGGCGACTGGCCACCTTCAGATCCTCCGTGGAAACCTAGCCCCCGGAGGCGCTGTGGCCAAGATCACCGGCAAGGAGGGCACTAAATTTATAGGAAAGGCACGAGTGTTTGATAAGGAGTATCAACTCAATGATGCACTCAACCAGGGTAAAATACCCCGAGATGAGAATTTAGTGATCATCGTCCGTTATGAGGGCCCCAAGGGCGGACCGGGAATGCCGGAACAGCTCAAGGCCAGCGCGGCATTGATGGGAGCCAAGCTTACCAACGTGGCACTGATCACTGATGGAAGATACTCAGGGGCAAGTCATGGGTTCATCGTCGGCCATATCGTACCCGAAGCCGCGGTAGGAGGACCAATCGCTGTTGTCCGCGATGGGGACGTGGTCACAATTAATGCGGAAACCAACGAAATTAGCATGGATGTctcggatgaagaaatccAGCAACGGCTGAGAGAGTGGCAACCTCCCGCACCGCACGTTACACGCGGTGTGCTGGCCAAGTATGCTCGGCTGGTTGGTGACGCTTCCCACGGCGCAATGACGGACCTTTTCTAG